In Anticarsia gemmatalis isolate Benzon Research Colony breed Stoneville strain chromosome 4, ilAntGemm2 primary, whole genome shotgun sequence, one DNA window encodes the following:
- the LOC142972458 gene encoding plasma membrane ascorbate-dependent reductase CYBRD1-like isoform X4 yields the protein MARGKSQNQRSRSYESDDHERGACEWCEYALVITLATILLIGVSALTIFWVFYYHDGYAWGDDVPEKQFNLHPTLMVAGFVTFSGFSVLLYRICRCFRRIYVKLLHAIFHALAFPCIVIGFLAVLDYHNKKGINNFYSLHSWIGFVAMGLFGIQYAVGFFSFLLLLICNKGTAGFRASLVPVHAAFGILTFVLGVAACLTGLTEKAIFTLGGDRYSGMVDEGIIINAIGVAMIVILAVVIYITSRDKFRRPESRDQHIRASVDL from the exons TCAACGCAGTCGCTCGTACGAGTCGGACGATCATGAGCGTGGCGCGTGTGAGTGGTGCGAGTACGCGCTGGTCATCACGCTGGCCACGATCCTGCTCATCGGCGTCTCCGCGCTCACCATCTTCTGGGTGTTCTACTACCACGACGGCTACGCCTGGGGCGACGATGTGCCCGAGAAGCAGTTCAACCTGCATCCCACCCTTATGGTGGCAGGATTCGTTACGTTCAGCGGTTTCT CCGTGCTGCTGTACCGCATCTGCCGGTGCTTTAGGCGCATATACGTGAAGTTGCTCCACGCCATCTTCCACGCACTGGCGTTCCCTTGCATCGTGATCGGGTTCCTGGCCGTACTCGACTACCACAACAAGAAAGGCATCAACAACTTCTACTCGCTACATAGCTGGATCGGCTTTGTTGCTATGGGACTGTTTGGAATACAG TACGCTGTCGGCTTCTTCAGCTTCCTGCTGTTGTTGATCTGCAATAAGGGAACGGCTGGTTTCCGTGCTTCTCTGGTGCCAGTCCACGCCGCCTTCGGAATCCTCACCTTCGTACTTGGAGTCGCCGCTTGCCTCACCGGACTTACTGAAAAGGCCATCTTCACTCTTGG CGGGGATCGGTACAGCGGGATGGTGGACGAAGGCATTATCATCAACGCGATCGGCGTCGCCATGATCGTCATTCTCGCCGTCGTCATTTATATCACGTCCAGGGACAAGTTCCGCAGGCCGGAGTCCCGCGACCAGCACATAAGGGCTTCAGTAGACCTCTAG
- the LOC142972458 gene encoding plasma membrane ascorbate-dependent reductase CYBRD1-like isoform X3, whose product MRQRYQLKQRPQRSRSYESDDHERGACEWCEYALVITLATILLIGVSALTIFWVFYYHDGYAWGDDVPEKQFNLHPTLMVAGFVTFSGFSVLLYRICRCFRRIYVKLLHAIFHALAFPCIVIGFLAVLDYHNKKGINNFYSLHSWIGFVAMGLFGIQYAVGFFSFLLLLICNKGTAGFRASLVPVHAAFGILTFVLGVAACLTGLTEKAIFTLGGDRYSGMVDEGIIINAIGVAMIVILAVVIYITSRDKFRRPESRDQHIRASVDL is encoded by the exons TCAACGCAGTCGCTCGTACGAGTCGGACGATCATGAGCGTGGCGCGTGTGAGTGGTGCGAGTACGCGCTGGTCATCACGCTGGCCACGATCCTGCTCATCGGCGTCTCCGCGCTCACCATCTTCTGGGTGTTCTACTACCACGACGGCTACGCCTGGGGCGACGATGTGCCCGAGAAGCAGTTCAACCTGCATCCCACCCTTATGGTGGCAGGATTCGTTACGTTCAGCGGTTTCT CCGTGCTGCTGTACCGCATCTGCCGGTGCTTTAGGCGCATATACGTGAAGTTGCTCCACGCCATCTTCCACGCACTGGCGTTCCCTTGCATCGTGATCGGGTTCCTGGCCGTACTCGACTACCACAACAAGAAAGGCATCAACAACTTCTACTCGCTACATAGCTGGATCGGCTTTGTTGCTATGGGACTGTTTGGAATACAG TACGCTGTCGGCTTCTTCAGCTTCCTGCTGTTGTTGATCTGCAATAAGGGAACGGCTGGTTTCCGTGCTTCTCTGGTGCCAGTCCACGCCGCCTTCGGAATCCTCACCTTCGTACTTGGAGTCGCCGCTTGCCTCACCGGACTTACTGAAAAGGCCATCTTCACTCTTGG CGGGGATCGGTACAGCGGGATGGTGGACGAAGGCATTATCATCAACGCGATCGGCGTCGCCATGATCGTCATTCTCGCCGTCGTCATTTATATCACGTCCAGGGACAAGTTCCGCAGGCCGGAGTCCCGCGACCAGCACATAAGGGCTTCAGTAGACCTCTAG